Genomic DNA from Rana temporaria chromosome 1, aRanTem1.1, whole genome shotgun sequence:
attaTATGTTCTCATTCATATAGCatagctaaaagaaaaaaaaaatcagattgtaATTTTAAATGCTGTTTTCTGATAACTCCAGCACTTAAGAATCCTACTTTGGTCTTTGTTTATGAGAGGGCTGTGGAACAGAGTCATCCACAATTAACTCAAATTAATAATTTCGTAGGAAGGGGGGTAGAAGGGAATGAGAAACTTCTGGGCATGTGTGAACATGAGCCAAGATTCTATGAAAGTATAATTTTAAAATAttcttgatttttcttttttttttcttttgtcctgactgtattaaagaaaaaatataagcaAAACCATTATACATTCCATTTATGTGTGCATccattttttgctgtttttgatGGAATTTACCGGTTGGACAAACAACCAAACTATGAAATTAGAATTTATTTTTGTTGGATTTTCCAGTGCTCAGAGCATAAAACTTGTCTTGTTCTCAATATTTTTAACCATTTATATTTTGACTATCATTGCAAATTTCCTTATAATTATTATAGTAAAACTGACACCATCTTTACATACCCCTATGTATATGTTCATTGCCAGCCTTTCGTTACTGGAGATCTTCTATGTAACTGTTACAATACCAAACATGTTGTCCATTTTCATAGTGAAATGCAAAACAATCTCATTTGAAGAATGCATGACCCAATTATACGTGTTCTTCTCACTTGGATCATCTGAATGCTTTCTGTTAACAGTAATGGCTAGTGATAGATACCTTGCAATCTGTAATCCactgagatattcatctttaatgaCAACAAAATTATGTCTACAATTGATAATTCTAAGTTTTTTATGTGGGTTTTCTGCCTCAATATTAACAATCACATTTATTGCTATGTTACCCTTTTGTAATTCCAATAGAATAAATCATTTCTTTTGTGATTATCCTGCACTTCTCGCACTAGCCTGCACTAAAAGCAGCACAAcagaagctatattttttactctgtCTTGGAGTATTgtattaacatgtttttttctgatAATGGCGTCCTATGTGTGCATCTTTTTCACTATCAAACTTTCTGCAATAAAGCAAAGTAAAGCTTTTTCCACCTGTATATCTCACTTGACCGTTGTACTTATTTTTTATGCATCTGTTATATTCATGTATGTAAGACCAAAGGCAAAGTATGACCTAAATAAGGATAAAGTTGTGTCTGTTGTGTATTCTGTTGTGACTCCCTTATTAAACCCCATGATATACTCCCTGAGGAATAAGAAGTTTCAAACAGCAGTTTTTAGTTCAGTGCTTAGATGGTCCATTCCATCCTAATTTTTAACCTATTAACAGCATTGAACTTGCTATCAAACATAATTCTTGTGGACTTTAATGTAAACCTTTCGCAATCCTGGTCCATTTAAACAGTAAAGACATTAAGGTTGACCCCTCATCCATTCCTAAAAAGTTGTAATTGTTTCTTTAATGTTATGGGCAACCTCACTGACTGAGGCCAAACTTGACTCTTACAGCATTTAATAGAAAATGTTCACCACCACTTCGGTTTCATACTGCCTTTTACAGTACATAAATAGAATCCACAGTCATTAGGACTCGCAAGTATGTGCTCTGCACTATCCAGCAGCAGATGCCACTGTCTTCCATCACTTGTGTATCTGCCAGAGCTGGATACCCtacttcttaggccccatacacacgaccgagtttctcgacagaattcagcgagaaactcggtcggagccagattctgccgagaaacccggtcgtgtgtacacttttcagcgaggaaccctccgaggaactcgtcgggccgaaaagagaacatgttctctattttctcgttagtcaatgggaaaagtcgacccgccgagatcctcggcggcttcaacactgaactcgacgaggaactcgatgtgtttggcacgtcgagttcctcggtcgtgtgtacggggccttagaggactGAGAAGTGGACTTGAGCATGGAAACTGGCCATGGCAGGCTGAGGCATTCCCAAAAGCTGGTATAAGTGATCCATTCCATCACCCTTGTGAATACAAATCTTTTCTGTTAATGCAATGTCCCAGTGCCTGCTTGCTTAGGAGTAATATTCCACTTGGGTTTTTATTTCTGAGTAGTGTTTGAAGATTTCACAATTCCAAATCCTTGGTGTATGTGAATATTGCTAGTAAAATTATACTAATGTCACATTCATTACATTCATTATTAATAAAGAACAATAGTCACTGACTCAAAGTACttagtattattaatattttgtcTTGCTTTGAAAATGTGTGCATATCCTCAGTTCATCATTCCTTTAGCTACAGCTTCTGTTTTTTAGAATGGATGGATGGTTTATGGATGGATGATATCTCAGCTTCTTGCTAATTGCAAAAGTGAAAGAACACATcccatgtgccatttaaatgttCATGTTCCAGAGAGGGAGCTGGCCACTGGATTGGGTAAACTTTACATGGCAGTCTGCCCATCAACTGTGGGATTACATTTTATTGGACCTGTTTCTAGAAAAGAAATCAAGCAACTGATCAACACAGCACAACTAAACTATGTACACCTTCCAGTGGCCAGCAGAGAGCAATATGCTCATCTAAAGGGATGCCAGGGATGTGTTTTTTACCTGAACTGATCGCTCATCATCAGTAATGCTCTCTGCTCTCAGTGTAGCTACAGAGAGATATTGAGAAAGCAGAATGAATCTTAGACACAGGCATAATGGAAATTAATGCAAATCGGAATCTCTGGAACTATTCTAAGGTATTTATGGGAATTAAATGCACACAGAATTTTAGTTTTTTCAACTTTAGTTACACTTGTACTGAAGTGTACCTGGAGTGTGGTTgctgtgtgtagcgctacccccataggagccACTTAATGTATGTTTGGTtctgtactctgcctctcaaccccaagaATGGTCtcaacccctctggcacacctgcttGGTAATATTAGTGTGGGACCCAGCAACAGAGAGAAAACACAGTAATGATAGACCATGAAGTATATTTACCGAGGCCCTGGGTTCCCTCACATCACCATCTGTGGTAGTAAATAGAGACTCACACACAATATCAATAAACCACTTGTAAATGTTTACTTTGGTAAAGTTCAGAGCAATGTTCCAGTGTAGAGCAGTAAAGCTTTGTAGAAAATTAAAGCAGTGAAtgttccttaaagggtcactaaaggaatttttttttttagctaaatagcttcctttaccttactgcagtcctggtttcatgtcctcattgttcttttttgctctgatgttgctgtaattctgctctgttctggacacttcctggttgtctggctccttatgaataAAGTAATGGGagactttagtttcgttttccaagccatgactctctatggcacagtccagcacagaggcttgaaataacatgcaaagactaaattagtttcactttcgtttttgcatctaggaggcacATTTTATGATTgatatttatctatttttaatcgtttttaaaaggaatcagttaactattatgtctctataccctgtaaacagtcatttcagcaaatcaatttttttcctttagttccagttttgtcttcagctagCTTAATTTATACTGCAGTGTTGGGTTGTGATTAATTGTAATCCACAAGAAACAGAGAAATGGCAATAACTGTAGAATATGTTGCTATGGATTCCTTAGCTGAAGAAACTATTCCCACTCATTTTTCCTTTATGTATGAGTAGTAAAGTACTGACCTTGCAGCGCAGGGGAGAAAGACAACACCCCAAAGTCTGATTGTAAGATGCTTAGGTGCAGCAGATCCACAGCCGTGGAACTACTGGTCTCAGGGGCAGTCTGTATGAAAGAAACTTACTTAGAAATACTACAGTCACTATTTTTATAGGCAGATGCCTTCTCACCACTATGGATCCCAACTGGCTGCAGACTTCGTCCAGAACCTCCTGCAGGTGTCTCCGTCAGTGTAGATGGCACTCCCATGTCGTGCTGTTCCTCTTTGTGTGCTGGAAGGCAGATGGCTTCAAATGCTCTGAAATGCAGGCCGATCCTCCTGCTCGATCATCAAGGCTGTTCACAGGGATCCCTCTGGGGCGGGCGATCCACTCTCCAATGTAAGCCGCAGGCTCTCAGTACTGGtcacacacagacctcctgctggtTGTTGAATGGCGTCCGGAGAGGCCGAAAGCATGCCACGCCTTTCCTTTTATCTGTTTACCCAGCAGGCTGTTCTGTCACTTGGCATTGTGGGTCCAGTAGTTCCCATACTGATTTAACAACATGAGTCACTTCCTCATCAAATtacacatcccacaatgcataactgtttGTTTCTcaagtgaaggaaaaaaatcctGGTAATGTTTCAGTggtcactagagggagccaatccCTTACTTAAGAAACAGTgaactacttaaagcgggagttcacccatttgtaaaaaaaaaaaatttctccccttagcttcctgctcgttcggtctaggggaatcggctatttgtattaaaatatgagcagtacttacccgttttcgagctgcatcttcttccgtcgcttccgggtatgggtcttcgggagcgggcgttccttcttgattgacagccttccgagaggcttccgacggtcacatccatcgcgtcactcgtagccgaaagaagccgaacgtcggtgcggctctatactgcgcctgcgcaccgacgttcggcttctttcggaaaatcgtgacgcgatggatgcgaccatcggaagcctctcggaagcctgtcaatcaagaaggaacgcccattcccgaagcccatacccggaagcgacggagagaggatgcatctcgtaaacgggtaagtactgcacatattttaaaataaatagccgattcccctagtaaaaacgagcaggaatctaagggggaaaagtgccctctaagggtgaacccccgctttaacatgatAACTCTGGTAGTAAACCCCTGTGCTACACGTGGTTACCATGATAAGCTTAATGTAAAACTCTTGTAAGTGCAACTACTAAACTCATTTTTCTTCTCCAAGGGATTACGCTTATTGCACTAGTGATGCTGTGTCTTTACTTTTATATCTGTACAGTTGGTTTTCTCATAGCCTATACCACATTGGTGCCTACAATGGTGTTGACATAGTGGAGCTCGTTGTGACATTGATCTACCCACCATAAATTTCTGTGATCAGCCAGGGCAGGTCTAAAAATACTTGAGATAAGTGAATGCACAGTTTGGACTTT
This window encodes:
- the LOC120945803 gene encoding olfactory receptor 6N1-like; protein product: MVDPNLKLMLKFIFVGFSSAQSIKLVLFSIFLTIYILTIIANFLIIIIVKLTPSLHTPMYMFIASLSLLEIFYVTVTIPNMLSIFIVKCKTISFEECMTQLYVFFSLGSSECFLLTVMASDRYLAICNPLRYSSLMTTKLCLQLIILSFLCGFSASILTITFIAMLPFCNSNRINHFFCDYPALLALACTKSSTTEAIFFTLSWSIVLTCFFLIMASYVCIFFTIKLSAIKQSKAFSTCISHLTVVLIFYASVIFMYVRPKAKYDLNKDKVVSVVYSVVTPLLNPMIYSLRNKKFQTAVFSSVLRWSIPS